A stretch of the Flavobacterium aquiphilum genome encodes the following:
- a CDS encoding sialate O-acetylesterase: MKNNISLMMFVILLFSANTMFSQNPNFHIYLSFGQSNMEGNAKIEPQDTVEVDGRFQVLETVNCPELKREKGKWYTAVPPLCRCKTGLTLTDYFGRTMVANLPKNVKVGIINVAVGGCKIELFDKDKYESYVTTAPDWLKGMVKEYDGNPYARLVEMAKIAQKDGVIKGILMHQGESNTGDTLWTKKVKIVYDNLMKDLKLNPKNVPLLAGETVNADQGGICASMNTIIATLPKTIPNSYVISSKGCTVAKDNLHFDAAGYRELGKRYAEKMLSLTENKASK; encoded by the coding sequence ATGAAGAATAATATCAGCCTAATGATGTTTGTTATCTTATTATTTTCAGCAAACACTATGTTTTCACAAAATCCTAATTTCCATATCTACCTGAGTTTTGGCCAGTCTAATATGGAAGGGAATGCTAAAATTGAACCTCAGGACACTGTAGAAGTTGATGGGCGTTTTCAGGTTTTGGAAACGGTAAATTGTCCAGAACTTAAACGTGAAAAAGGAAAATGGTACACAGCTGTTCCTCCATTATGCCGTTGTAAAACTGGTTTGACGCTAACCGATTATTTTGGAAGGACAATGGTCGCAAATCTTCCTAAAAATGTAAAGGTGGGAATTATCAATGTCGCAGTTGGGGGCTGTAAAATAGAGCTTTTTGACAAAGATAAATATGAATCATACGTGACAACCGCTCCTGATTGGCTGAAAGGAATGGTCAAAGAGTATGATGGAAATCCTTATGCAAGATTGGTTGAAATGGCAAAAATTGCTCAGAAAGACGGTGTGATTAAAGGAATTTTAATGCATCAGGGAGAGTCGAACACTGGCGATACGCTTTGGACAAAAAAGGTTAAAATTGTGTATGACAACTTGATGAAAGATCTTAAGCTGAATCCTAAAAATGTTCCGCTGCTTGCTGGAGAAACTGTTAATGCAGATCAAGGCGGGATTTGTGCGAGCATGAATACAATTATTGCCACTCTTCCAAAAACAATTCCTAATTCCTATGTGATTTCGTCTAAAGGATGTACAGTTGCTAAAGATAATTTGCATTTTGATGCTGCCGGCTATAGAGAATTAGGAAAAAGATATGCTGAGAAGATGCTTTCGCTAACAGAAAATAAAGCGTCAAAATAA
- a CDS encoding carboxylesterase/lipase family protein yields MKNIFIAVVLTSLTFSSTIAQSLTTQVQVKQGRLQGTAEDGLLVFKGIPFAKPPVGDLRWRAPQPVKKWDGVLQVNKFAPGPIQGGNPPSGKSEDCLYLNVWTPAKSVKEKVPVLVWIYGGGFGAGATSETTYNGKNLAKKGVVLVSIAYRVGQLGFMAHPELSAENPKNVSGNYGLLDMIAGLQWVKENIAAFGGDPNKVTIFGESAGGIAVSMLCASPLAKGLFNGAISQSGGSFGPSRLTTYPGENMKTLKTAENEGLDYMKNAGVTSIEKLRSIEADKLPAGRGWPIVDGWVIPDDQYKLYEAGKYNDIPVLIGYNSDEGASFTRTKDPKEFISSVETRYGKFAENLLKAYPVSDSSVPKTARDLSRDAAFGWQTWSWARLQAKTGKSKVFFYYFDQHPDHPKDSPYYGFGSYHGQEVAYVFENLDKANPQTSKSDLAVSDLMGTYWTNFAKYGDPNGKDIPNWPAFSNSDPKLMYFNNSAYTGPVPSLKSLEVLDSYFSWRRTPEGEAWAK; encoded by the coding sequence ATGAAAAATATATTTATAGCTGTAGTATTAACCTCTTTGACTTTTTCGAGTACAATTGCCCAATCGCTCACAACACAAGTTCAAGTGAAGCAAGGCAGACTGCAGGGAACTGCTGAAGATGGATTACTGGTTTTCAAAGGAATTCCATTTGCAAAACCGCCAGTTGGTGATCTTAGATGGCGTGCACCTCAGCCAGTAAAAAAGTGGGATGGTGTGCTACAGGTAAATAAATTTGCGCCGGGTCCAATCCAGGGAGGAAATCCGCCTTCTGGAAAAAGCGAGGATTGTCTTTACCTGAACGTATGGACACCAGCTAAATCTGTAAAAGAAAAAGTTCCGGTACTGGTATGGATTTATGGAGGCGGATTTGGAGCAGGAGCAACTTCTGAAACCACTTACAACGGTAAAAACTTAGCCAAAAAAGGTGTTGTATTGGTCAGCATTGCCTACCGTGTGGGACAGTTAGGTTTTATGGCGCATCCGGAACTGAGTGCCGAAAATCCAAAAAATGTTTCAGGAAACTACGGCTTACTGGATATGATTGCAGGTTTGCAATGGGTAAAAGAGAATATTGCTGCTTTTGGAGGCGATCCAAATAAAGTAACCATTTTTGGAGAATCAGCAGGAGGTATTGCAGTAAGTATGTTATGTGCTTCGCCTTTGGCAAAAGGTCTGTTTAATGGTGCTATATCACAAAGCGGGGGTTCATTCGGTCCTTCAAGACTTACAACGTATCCAGGTGAAAACATGAAAACACTTAAGACTGCAGAAAATGAAGGATTGGATTATATGAAAAATGCCGGCGTGACTTCAATTGAAAAATTACGGTCGATTGAGGCTGATAAACTCCCTGCAGGACGTGGATGGCCCATTGTTGACGGATGGGTAATTCCTGATGATCAATACAAATTATATGAAGCAGGGAAATATAATGATATTCCCGTTCTTATTGGTTATAATTCAGATGAGGGGGCAAGTTTTACAAGAACCAAAGACCCAAAGGAATTTATCAGCAGTGTAGAAACGCGCTATGGTAAATTCGCAGAAAACCTCTTAAAAGCCTATCCTGTCAGTGATTCTTCGGTTCCAAAAACGGCTCGTGATTTATCCCGTGATGCGGCTTTTGGCTGGCAGACATGGTCTTGGGCTAGACTTCAGGCAAAAACGGGAAAGTCAAAAGTGTTTTTTTACTATTTTGATCAGCATCCAGATCATCCTAAAGATTCACCTTACTATGGTTTTGGTTCTTACCATGGTCAGGAGGTGGCGTATGTTTTTGAGAATTTAGATAAAGCAAACCCTCAAACGAGTAAGTCAGATTTAGCAGTTTCAGATCTAATGGGAACTTATTGGACAAACTTTGCAAAATATGGTGACCCTAATGGCAAAGATATTCCTAACTGGCCGGCTTTTAGCAATTCGGATCCCAAGTTAATGTATTTCAATAATAGTGCCTACACCGGTCCAGTTCCAAGTTTAAAATCACTAGAGGTTTTAGATTCTTATTTTTCCTGGAGACGTACACCGGAAGGCGAGGCTTGGGCAAAATAA
- a CDS encoding glycosyl hydrolase family 8, whose translation MIFTANQPDIYQMIKANLFKNIHKTGLFLLSVIVSSNMLFAQEKKKSKGAFENIKYRNIFLEAGYKKAAISEKLSKAYYDVFEGPNRVYFTVGDTMAYVSDVKNKDARTEGMSYGMMVAVQLDKKEVFDRIWRFSKAYLQHQSGPREGYFAWSFNPVTMKQNSPGSASDGELYYITSLLFASNRWGNSTGIDYYKEARRILDAMWKKDGTGNIYNLINTEHKQISFVPEGKNYNWTDPSYHLPAFYEVWAAYAKDGHEQFYRDCADTSRAFFHKATHPVTALNSDYTEFSGEPHVTPWMPAGFRYDSWRVPMNIAMDYAWFGKDKKWQKEYAVKFQKFLRFKGMDTYEDQFNLDGSTPEFILPAGSVKKLRHSIGLVATAATTAMINDEKGSLDFVHAVWNAKLEPYEDGYFDPYYDGLMYLFSLMHLSGNYQIISPQAH comes from the coding sequence ATGATTTTTACAGCTAATCAGCCAGATATTTACCAAATGATAAAAGCAAATTTATTCAAAAACATACATAAAACAGGCTTATTTCTACTGTCTGTTATTGTTTCTTCTAATATGCTTTTTGCCCAAGAAAAAAAGAAATCAAAAGGAGCATTTGAAAATATAAAATACAGAAATATTTTTTTAGAAGCAGGGTATAAAAAAGCAGCTATTAGCGAGAAACTTTCTAAGGCTTATTACGATGTTTTTGAAGGTCCCAATCGTGTTTATTTTACTGTTGGAGATACAATGGCCTACGTATCGGATGTGAAAAATAAAGATGCAAGAACGGAAGGCATGTCATACGGAATGATGGTGGCAGTCCAGCTTGATAAAAAAGAAGTTTTTGACCGGATTTGGAGATTTTCAAAGGCGTATCTACAACATCAAAGTGGTCCTCGTGAAGGGTATTTTGCATGGAGTTTTAATCCGGTTACTATGAAGCAAAATTCCCCAGGCTCGGCATCTGATGGGGAATTGTATTATATCACCAGTCTTTTGTTTGCTTCTAATCGATGGGGTAACAGCACAGGTATTGATTATTATAAAGAAGCCAGACGAATACTGGACGCTATGTGGAAAAAAGACGGCACTGGGAATATTTATAATCTGATTAATACCGAACACAAACAAATAAGTTTTGTACCCGAAGGCAAAAATTACAATTGGACAGATCCGTCTTATCATTTACCCGCTTTTTATGAAGTTTGGGCTGCATATGCAAAAGATGGGCATGAGCAATTTTATAGAGATTGTGCCGATACTTCAAGGGCGTTTTTTCATAAAGCAACACATCCTGTAACAGCCCTTAATTCCGATTATACAGAATTCAGCGGTGAACCTCATGTTACGCCTTGGATGCCGGCAGGATTTCGTTATGATTCCTGGCGTGTTCCAATGAATATTGCAATGGATTATGCTTGGTTTGGTAAAGACAAAAAATGGCAAAAAGAATATGCCGTGAAGTTTCAAAAGTTTTTAAGGTTCAAAGGAATGGATACTTATGAAGATCAATTCAATCTTGATGGTTCAACTCCCGAATTTATTCTGCCGGCTGGTTCTGTAAAAAAATTAAGGCACTCCATTGGGTTAGTTGCCACAGCTGCAACAACAGCAATGATAAATGATGAAAAAGGAAGTTTGGATTTTGTACATGCTGTCTGGAACGCCAAGCTCGAACCCTATGAGGATGGTTATTTTGACCCATATTATGATGGGTTAATGTATCTTTTTAGCTTGATGCATTTAAGTGGAAATTATCAAATCATAAGCCCGCAAGCGCATTAG